One Mus pahari chromosome 10, PAHARI_EIJ_v1.1, whole genome shotgun sequence genomic window, ccactcccactacttggcacaggccttcccttgtgctgggtcatataaagtttgcatgaccaaggggcctctcttcccagtggtggccgattaagccatctttgGCATTATTTCTTATGAACACTACCTCCCCTTCCTTTGTAGTACTAGGTATCAAAACCTGGGGCCTTCTGCATGCTACGCCATCAACCTACGCTGAAGATGAGCTGTATCCCTGcacatttttttcatcattttgagatatggtcttatcaaattctacatgctaactgtgAATATAGTATATCACTCTGTACTCCACCTAGGACTACATTTGTGATCCTACTTTTTCAGATTcctaagaaactgaaaataaaggcTCTGACTTTCAGATCCAATTCCAAAAACCTTTAAGTATGTTGAGTTCTTTTTCCGTCATATACAGTGTATATGCCAATATTTACTGGTGCTGGTAAAATGGTTTGTCCTTCCCCTCCTTACTGCTTATTCATTCTGTAGATCCCAGCTAAGAGAACAGTTTTAGAGTCAGCAATCTTTTCACCTTAAGAGAACCCTACCTTGGCATACAGGCCACTATGTAACAATTAGGATTTTGGAACCAccagcttttaaaatctttagcAACAGATAAAGTATCCAAGAGGTATGCTTGAGGTTTCAAGTGAACATTCTTGAGTACTTGAGTATATAAAAGTATTCACAAAAGTTATTGAAATAATCCCTCACCACAACACAATTAAACTAAGGAGTTAATGAGATGCCTTCTCAGTTCAATGCCTTCATCTTGGGATTAATACCCAAAGGAAAATCATGATTATTTAAAATCTCTTGTTATTTATTGCAAGTCCTGAAACCAAACAAGGAATTGGCGCCAGGGAGTAGAAGCACATTTAGATGTGTGGCACCCTATTAGAAAGTGATTTAAAACAAGAAGGATTCTCAATTCTAACTTACAGACTGAAGGAGGGCGAGCTCCTCCCGTCTGCAGCAGGTAGGAAGGAAGACATCACACAATAGTGTCAGCATCTTAGGTTTTCTGTGGCTCAGAAACTGCCCAGATGTGTTCTTCACCTTTATTTTAGTGTTAAGTCACTCATTATCTAGGGTCATCTTGTGAGGTGGGGGTACAGAGTTTTAGACAATAGATTCTATGAGCTGATCTATAATTTAAGGATTACGCTGTGttggaaaattgaaaaatatgaaaatatatcagAAATTTTCAAACTGTGAAAACTAGAAAGGAGTTTCTATACCTACTTCTCTTTAGTGCAAATTGGTTCCAGAATTAAACTTTGCTGCCTGAAGTATATCAATAGTAGCTTGGTTTTTTCCATGTAGAATGCTAAGGTCTTTAGGTAGCTTCTCAATATCCCTCATGCCCAAGGATATAATCTTGAAAATGTATCTACGGTATGAGTGACTTTAATAGTCATGAGAAGAGAGTTAAAGGAAATTATCATAGGGTGACACATTCTTATGTTCACAGATGAACCTCAGAAATTGGATGAAGGCTTTCTTTGTTAAAGGCATTAAAGCTCCGTACCTTTAAAAATAGATGTGATTTTATTGTTTAAAGATTGATCTGTAGATCCCGTTTTCTAATCCAGTTGATTAATAAAGTGCTTTTAAGTTTGCTTTTTTGACCTTCTACATGTCTGTAGTTTAATGCTTGTGATATGTAtggctaatatttttaaaatttagaataatatgcatatatgcatggtGGATtttatgaaatgtgtgtgtgtgtgcatgtgtgtatgtgtgtgtgtgtgtgtgtgtgtgtgagagagagagagagagagagagagagagagNtgtgtgtgtgtgtgtgtgtgtgtgtgagagagagagagagagagagagagagagagagagagagaatgtcctATCTGTACATGGAGTATATGTTATATGTCTAAAAGACAGAGGTAGGAGAAACTCTGTTATCACACAAAAGGTACCTATGAAGGCTTTGGTCACTATGCTATTGTTTAATCTTCCTACTTACAAGCCACAAGATTATCCCATGTAGAATCATAAATTCTAATGTCTCCAAAGAGAAAAGAGCACACATATGGCTAAGTAAGAAACATTAATTGTATTAATTCAGCTTCCAGGTTCACTGATAGTTATGGGTAGAGTTTAGAGCAGTGATATATATCCTTTACGGTTGTAATTTTGTTCTAAATACTATAGGTTCTAATCATCATTACCCTCAGAACGAGAACATGGTTGCCAATGTGataggaaaaataattattcattaattAGATTTGTTCTTCAACAATTTCACACGTGTGTATGATACATACACTTATTATCCTCACACCCAACTCTCCCTTATCCTTAGCCAACTCCTCCATTCCTCTTCCTCACTACTCATGTTGAGAGTCTTTTTGTTCATTCTAGAACCACGGTAGAACATCTGAAGTCATGGAATGGCAACATTTTTctaaagaagggaagagaggacacTAGCCTTGGAATTTACTTTCTGAGTGAGATTGTGGAGGACACCATCTGGAATTGCCCTTGGAAATTATCTTGGAAGTAAACTTCTGAGAAGTTTAAGAAGCATTGTCTCCAGTTAGGAACTTAACTGAAGAAAGATAACCCATCAGCAGGAAAGACAACTTTAACTAGAAcatttctcaataaatattagtaTAGTTTCTCTCTCACCCCTGTAATTTAAACTCCTCTAATACATACACTTAATAAATTTCACCAAGAATTTCTTTCCACAGACTCCCAGGAGCTGATTCATCCATAAACATGACAAACCACACTATGGTGACAGAATTCACATTGCTGGGCATCCCTGAGACAGAGGGCCTGGAGAATGTCCTACTCTTCCTGTTCTCAACATTATATGCCTGTGCCCTGCTGGGAAACTTGCTCCTTCTTACTGCAATCACTACCTCCCCACGactccacacacccatgtactttttctTGGGCAACCTCTCCATCTTTGACATGGGATTTTGTTCTACTACAGCTCCAAAGATGTTGTCTTATCTCTCAGGATGGGGTGGAGGGATCTCTTTTCAGGGATGTGTTGTTCAACTCTTCTTCTATCATTGTCTGGGTTGCACAGAGTGCTTCCTGTACACagtgatggcctatgaccgctttGTTGCCATATGCTTCCCTTTGAGATACACAATCATCATGAACCACAGAGTATGCTGTGTCTTGGCCACAGGGACCTGGATGAGTGGCTGTGTGCATGCCACTATC contains:
- the LOC110328206 gene encoding putative olfactory receptor 10D4, which encodes MTNHTMVTEFTLLGIPETEGLENVLLFLFSTLYACALLGNLLLLTAITTSPRLHTPMYFFLGNLSIFDMGFCSTTAPKMLSYLSGWGGGISFQGCVVQLFFYHCLGCTECFLYTVMAYDRFVAICFPLRYTIIMNHRVCCVLATGTWMSGCVHATILTSLTFQLPYCGPSNVGYYFCDMPAVLPLACEDHSLAQRVGFTNVGLLSLICFFLILVSYTRIGISISKIRSTEGRQRAFSTCSAHLAAIICAYGPVIIIYLQPNPSPLLGAVIQILNNLVTPTINPLIYSLRNKDVKVALRHVFLKRGLTLESK